Proteins co-encoded in one Pseudarthrobacter chlorophenolicus A6 genomic window:
- a CDS encoding peptide ABC transporter substrate-binding protein, which translates to MRFTRTSKALGIVAIAALALTGCGAGGGTTEGSGDATGDPNKVITAYSNEPQNPLLPANTNEVYGGRVVELLFEGLRTYDADGKPVNALAESIDSSDAQNWTIKVKQGQKFTNGEAITAKTFVDSWNFAANSKNLQNNGFFFESIAGYEEVSAVNSEKTADGKTTTTPAPTAETMSGLAATDDSTITVKLAQPEADWSLRLGYSAFFPLPSAALADPKTFGENPVGNGPYKFEKEGAWVHDQSISLVKNADYSGPRESKNGGVTFKFYTDPGPAYTDLQSDNLDITDVLPSNALKTYETDFQDRNATKAVATNSTLNIPPYNPNFQGEAGKLRREALSYAINREEIAKVVFNGTRTPAKAFVPPVIDGFKEGLKGSEILKFDAAKAKDLWEQANKIQPYDDSKPLQIASNTDGGNKEWIDAVANGFKNNLGIQAEIQPFAKFAEVLNLRKSQQLPGLTRAGWQGDYPSLYNFLGPVWGTNASSNYEKYTNPEFDKLLKEGLAATSTEDANAKFNQAQEVLFEDLPGLPLWDQARPIVWSNNVVKAETGWNGSILYYNITAK; encoded by the coding sequence ATGCGTTTCACGCGCACTTCCAAAGCACTGGGCATCGTGGCAATCGCTGCGCTTGCCCTGACCGGGTGCGGCGCTGGAGGCGGCACCACGGAGGGGTCCGGCGACGCCACCGGCGATCCCAACAAGGTCATCACGGCCTACAGCAACGAACCACAGAACCCGCTGCTGCCGGCCAACACCAATGAGGTCTACGGCGGCCGCGTCGTCGAACTCCTCTTCGAAGGCCTGCGGACCTACGACGCCGACGGCAAGCCGGTCAATGCGTTGGCAGAATCCATTGATTCCTCCGACGCCCAGAACTGGACCATCAAGGTCAAGCAGGGCCAGAAGTTCACCAACGGCGAGGCCATCACGGCCAAGACTTTCGTTGACTCCTGGAACTTCGCCGCCAACTCGAAGAACCTGCAGAACAACGGCTTCTTCTTTGAGTCCATCGCCGGCTACGAAGAAGTATCGGCGGTCAACAGCGAGAAGACGGCCGACGGCAAGACCACCACCACCCCTGCCCCCACGGCCGAGACCATGTCCGGCCTGGCAGCAACCGATGACTCCACCATCACCGTGAAGCTTGCCCAGCCTGAGGCAGACTGGTCGCTGCGCCTGGGCTACTCCGCTTTCTTCCCGCTTCCTTCCGCTGCCCTGGCAGACCCGAAGACCTTCGGTGAGAACCCGGTGGGCAACGGCCCGTACAAGTTCGAGAAGGAAGGCGCCTGGGTACACGACCAGTCGATTTCCCTCGTCAAGAACGCCGACTACAGCGGCCCGCGCGAGTCCAAGAACGGCGGCGTGACCTTCAAGTTCTACACCGATCCGGGCCCCGCATACACGGATCTCCAGTCGGACAACCTGGACATCACCGATGTCCTGCCGTCCAACGCCCTGAAGACCTATGAGACGGACTTCCAGGACCGCAACGCCACCAAGGCAGTTGCCACCAACTCCACGCTGAACATCCCGCCGTACAACCCGAACTTCCAGGGTGAAGCCGGCAAGCTGCGCCGCGAGGCACTGTCCTACGCCATCAACCGCGAGGAAATCGCCAAGGTTGTCTTCAACGGCACCCGCACCCCCGCCAAGGCTTTCGTCCCGCCGGTCATCGACGGGTTCAAGGAAGGCCTGAAGGGCAGCGAAATCCTGAAGTTCGACGCCGCCAAGGCCAAGGACCTCTGGGAGCAGGCCAACAAGATCCAGCCGTACGACGATTCCAAGCCGCTCCAGATTGCCTCCAACACCGATGGTGGCAACAAGGAATGGATCGACGCCGTGGCCAACGGCTTCAAGAACAACCTCGGCATCCAGGCTGAAATCCAGCCCTTCGCCAAGTTCGCTGAAGTCCTGAACCTGCGCAAGTCCCAGCAGCTCCCCGGCCTGACCCGTGCAGGCTGGCAGGGTGACTACCCGTCGCTGTACAACTTCCTCGGCCCGGTCTGGGGCACCAACGCATCCTCCAACTACGAGAAGTACACGAACCCCGAGTTCGACAAGCTCCTCAAGGAGGGCCTGGCTGCCACGTCCACCGAGGATGCAAACGCCAAGTTCAACCAGGCACAGGAAGTGCTGTTCGAGGATCTGCCCGGCCTGCCCCTGTGGGACCAGGCACGTCCGATCGTGTGGAGCAACAATGTCGTGAAGGCCGAGACCGGCTGGAACGGCAGCATCCTCTACTACAACATCACGGCTAAGTAG
- a CDS encoding ABC transporter family substrate-binding protein: MPVRRLMQYITAAAVVAVALSGCSGGGSAPVVVGEAKRGGSATVAEVNAFSSFNPFSTDGNTDINSKIGAATHSGFYSLDDKSVVVRNDKFGRYEKVSDDPLKVRYTVNEGVKWSDGAPIDAGDLLLSWAAGSGYFDDADPAAGTGTRYFSAASAAGGLAGTAFPELGDDGRSITLQYAAPYADWQTAFDVGLPAHVVAAKAGLSDEEDLVDLIKDAPKGNPGKPAVNSALKTVGDFWNNGFDTKSLPDDPALYLSSGPYIVRDIVPEVSMKLVRNRDYVWGTEPWLDEINVRFTGALPTAVDALRSGQADIISPQPSADTANLFAGLADQGNTVEQYSQSGYDHLDLNFSGPFADEDVRKAFLKAVPRQAIVDAVVGGLITDAKPLDSQVFLPGQPKYADTVKNNGSAEYAEVDIDAAKELLDGATPTIRILYNRDNPNRAKAFTLIRDSAQKAGFRVVDAGQGNADWAKSLGGAGYDAALLGWIGTGAGVGRIPQIFRTGAGSNFNGFSDGDADKAMEQLATTTDLGKQDELLAGIDKRVWEKAYGLPLYQTVGAIAFNARVTGVKPSPGPLGVWWNVSDWRLAEQGTKN, translated from the coding sequence ATGCCAGTCAGGCGCCTGATGCAGTACATCACCGCAGCGGCAGTGGTCGCAGTGGCCCTTTCTGGCTGCTCAGGCGGCGGCAGCGCGCCGGTAGTAGTGGGGGAGGCCAAGCGCGGAGGCAGCGCCACCGTGGCCGAGGTCAACGCTTTTTCCTCCTTCAACCCGTTCAGTACCGACGGCAACACGGACATCAACTCCAAGATCGGCGCAGCCACCCACTCTGGCTTCTACTCCCTGGACGATAAATCCGTGGTGGTCCGGAACGACAAGTTCGGCCGCTACGAAAAAGTCTCTGATGACCCGCTTAAGGTGCGGTACACAGTCAACGAAGGCGTCAAATGGTCCGACGGCGCGCCGATCGACGCTGGCGACCTCCTCCTGAGCTGGGCCGCGGGTTCGGGTTATTTCGACGACGCGGATCCTGCGGCCGGGACGGGCACCAGGTATTTTTCGGCTGCGTCAGCCGCCGGCGGCCTCGCGGGCACGGCGTTCCCCGAGCTCGGCGACGACGGCCGGTCCATCACGCTGCAGTACGCCGCGCCTTACGCGGACTGGCAGACCGCGTTCGACGTCGGCCTGCCAGCCCATGTGGTCGCAGCCAAGGCCGGGCTGAGCGACGAGGAGGACCTCGTGGACCTGATCAAGGACGCGCCCAAGGGAAACCCCGGAAAACCGGCGGTAAATTCGGCGTTGAAGACGGTGGGCGATTTCTGGAACAACGGATTCGATACGAAATCCCTGCCCGACGACCCCGCCCTGTATCTTTCCAGCGGACCCTACATCGTGCGGGACATCGTTCCGGAAGTATCCATGAAACTCGTCCGGAACCGGGACTACGTGTGGGGGACCGAGCCGTGGCTTGACGAGATCAACGTCCGGTTCACCGGTGCCCTTCCTACCGCTGTTGATGCGCTCCGCAGCGGGCAGGCGGACATCATCTCGCCGCAGCCTTCCGCCGACACCGCGAACCTCTTCGCCGGCCTGGCGGACCAGGGAAACACGGTGGAGCAGTACAGCCAGTCGGGGTACGACCACCTCGACCTCAACTTCTCCGGGCCCTTCGCGGACGAGGACGTCCGCAAGGCCTTCCTGAAGGCCGTGCCCCGGCAGGCCATCGTGGACGCGGTGGTGGGGGGCCTGATTACGGACGCCAAACCGCTCGATTCGCAGGTCTTCCTTCCGGGCCAGCCCAAGTACGCGGATACTGTGAAAAACAACGGCTCGGCCGAATACGCCGAGGTGGACATCGACGCAGCCAAGGAACTCCTGGACGGTGCCACGCCGACCATCCGCATCCTGTACAACCGGGACAACCCCAACCGCGCCAAGGCATTCACCCTGATCCGCGATTCGGCGCAGAAGGCCGGTTTCCGAGTGGTCGATGCCGGCCAGGGAAATGCGGACTGGGCCAAGTCGCTCGGGGGCGCAGGGTACGACGCCGCTTTGCTGGGGTGGATCGGAACGGGCGCCGGAGTGGGCCGCATCCCGCAGATCTTCCGCACCGGGGCGGGCAGCAACTTCAACGGATTCTCCGACGGCGACGCGGACAAGGCAATGGAGCAGCTGGCAACCACCACTGACCTCGGCAAACAGGACGAACTGCTGGCGGGGATCGATAAGCGCGTCTGGGAGAAAGCGTACGGACTGCCGCTTTACCAGACGGTCGGAGCCATAGCCTTCAACGCCCGGGTGACCGGTGTGAAACCCAGCCCGGGACCCCTCGGCGTGTGGTGGAACGTCTCGGATTGGCGCCTTGCCGAGCAGGGGACCAAGAACTGA
- a CDS encoding cryptochrome/photolyase family protein: MQAGQHLRLVLPHQLFGQHLELPAGGTAFVLIEHDLMFRQYAFHSHKLVLHRASMARFAGRLRNHGYEVEVLASDPDRTSRSQLGQLIRSSRPRQVTWFDVVDDWLEQDLIAGLADGGYRMQDGDVLETPNFLTDRRRIDEWFAANPARMHDFYVWQRRRLDVLVDGGGPVGGKWSFDAENRKKLPRGYVPATVSRFSSGNNAGQAMFDLDALMDESGGTETTPDDGSSDVEAAIAWVREEFPDAPGDPASFAWPTDAPEARRHLEEFVRDRLAGFGAYEDAISAAHPFINHGLLTPALNIGLLDPREVLDSVLDGAGQDTPLASLEGFVRQLIGWREYMRATYRLRGRQMRSSNLLNHGNRLGTGWWDAATGLAPVDMVISRVLATGYSHHIERLMILGNAMSLLRIHPHDVYEWFMAMYVDAYDWVMVPNVYAMSQFASGAGITTKPYVSGSNYLRKMSDLPPGEWIADWDALYWTFIDDHRPVIERNSRSRMAVALLDSMDPDTRSGHRRRAEALLKANDGGARLLRPAPEGGA, encoded by the coding sequence ATGCAAGCCGGCCAGCACCTGCGCCTCGTTCTGCCGCACCAGCTTTTCGGGCAGCACCTTGAACTGCCGGCTGGCGGCACGGCCTTTGTGCTGATCGAGCACGACCTCATGTTCCGGCAGTACGCCTTCCACTCCCACAAGCTGGTCCTGCACCGGGCATCGATGGCTCGGTTTGCCGGGCGGCTCCGCAACCACGGGTATGAAGTGGAAGTCCTGGCCAGCGATCCTGACCGCACGTCCCGCAGTCAGCTGGGGCAACTCATTCGCAGCAGCCGCCCGCGGCAGGTGACCTGGTTCGACGTCGTGGATGACTGGCTTGAGCAGGACCTGATCGCCGGCCTCGCTGACGGCGGCTACCGCATGCAGGACGGCGACGTCCTGGAGACGCCCAACTTCCTCACGGACCGCCGTCGGATTGATGAGTGGTTCGCCGCCAATCCAGCCCGGATGCACGACTTCTACGTGTGGCAACGCCGCCGGCTCGATGTCCTGGTGGACGGCGGCGGCCCCGTCGGCGGCAAGTGGTCCTTTGACGCCGAGAACAGGAAGAAGCTTCCCCGCGGTTACGTTCCGGCCACCGTGTCAAGGTTCAGCAGCGGAAACAACGCCGGGCAGGCGATGTTCGACCTGGATGCATTGATGGACGAAAGCGGCGGGACGGAGACCACCCCCGACGACGGTTCAAGCGATGTGGAGGCAGCCATCGCCTGGGTACGCGAGGAGTTTCCAGACGCCCCCGGAGACCCTGCTTCCTTTGCCTGGCCCACCGACGCGCCGGAGGCCCGCCGACACCTGGAGGAGTTTGTCCGCGACCGACTTGCCGGGTTTGGCGCCTACGAGGACGCCATCTCCGCCGCGCACCCGTTCATCAACCACGGGCTGCTCACGCCGGCACTCAATATCGGGCTGTTGGACCCCCGCGAAGTCCTTGACTCAGTCCTGGACGGCGCCGGCCAGGACACCCCGTTGGCTTCGCTCGAGGGTTTCGTGCGGCAGCTGATCGGATGGCGGGAGTACATGCGCGCCACCTACCGCCTCCGCGGCCGGCAGATGCGCAGTTCGAACCTGCTCAACCACGGGAACCGGCTGGGCACCGGGTGGTGGGACGCCGCCACCGGGCTGGCCCCCGTGGACATGGTGATCTCCCGCGTGCTCGCCACCGGATACAGCCACCACATCGAACGGCTGATGATCCTGGGGAACGCCATGTCCCTCTTGCGCATCCACCCGCATGACGTCTACGAATGGTTCATGGCCATGTACGTGGACGCCTACGACTGGGTCATGGTGCCCAACGTGTACGCAATGAGCCAGTTCGCCTCGGGTGCCGGAATCACCACCAAGCCCTACGTCTCCGGCAGCAACTACCTGCGGAAAATGTCCGATCTGCCGCCGGGGGAGTGGATCGCCGACTGGGATGCCCTGTACTGGACCTTCATAGATGACCACCGTCCTGTCATCGAGCGCAACTCCCGGTCCCGGATGGCAGTCGCCCTGCTGGACTCGATGGATCCGGACACACGGAGCGGCCACCGGCGCCGCGCGGAAGCGCTGCTAAAAGCGAACGACGGCGGCGCACGGCTGCTGCGGCCGGCGCCGGAAGGCGGGGCGTAG
- a CDS encoding LLM class flavin-dependent oxidoreductase, with translation MPDQNRPLRKLGFLTIGLFDPANPAAGHESTLQVIELGERLGFDSAWLRHRHLQFGISSPVAVMAAASQRTSRIELGTAVTPLGWENPLRLAEDLATTDLLAGGRINPGVSVGEPMQWDTVKHELYPDSAGEEDFSYARVERFARLVAGEVVRDFSGKQGVVEEFSNRVEPHSPGLRDRLWYGAASRKSAVWAGENGFNLLSSSVIFPDAGEEPDFARVQQSQIRAYRAAAAASGQPQERTRVSQGLVVIPTDSASAAQREKYQRYVDERTPRTAAPQGPRKMMFAKDLIGTSEQIAEQLYAHAGFQEVDEVAFALPFSFEHEDYVQILTDIATRLGPALGWEPAGAGRA, from the coding sequence ATGCCAGATCAGAACCGTCCCCTGCGAAAGCTTGGCTTCCTCACCATCGGCCTTTTCGATCCGGCCAACCCGGCCGCGGGTCACGAATCCACGTTGCAGGTGATCGAACTGGGTGAGCGGCTGGGTTTCGACAGCGCGTGGCTGCGGCACCGCCACCTGCAGTTTGGCATTTCCTCGCCCGTGGCCGTCATGGCAGCGGCCAGCCAACGCACATCCCGGATCGAACTTGGCACCGCTGTGACGCCGCTGGGCTGGGAGAATCCCCTTCGCCTGGCCGAGGACCTCGCCACCACGGACCTGCTGGCCGGCGGCCGGATCAATCCGGGCGTCAGCGTCGGCGAGCCGATGCAGTGGGACACGGTCAAGCATGAGCTTTACCCCGACTCGGCCGGCGAAGAGGACTTCAGCTACGCCCGGGTGGAGCGGTTCGCCCGGCTGGTTGCGGGCGAGGTTGTCCGCGATTTCTCGGGCAAGCAGGGTGTGGTGGAAGAGTTTTCCAACCGTGTGGAACCGCATTCGCCGGGCCTGCGCGACCGCCTCTGGTACGGCGCTGCCAGCCGGAAATCCGCAGTCTGGGCAGGCGAAAACGGCTTCAACCTGCTCTCCAGCAGCGTGATCTTTCCTGACGCCGGCGAGGAACCCGACTTCGCGCGGGTCCAGCAGTCCCAAATCCGCGCCTACCGCGCCGCAGCGGCAGCGTCAGGACAGCCGCAGGAGCGGACGCGGGTATCTCAGGGGCTGGTGGTCATTCCCACCGATTCTGCCTCTGCGGCGCAGAGGGAGAAGTACCAGCGGTACGTCGACGAACGCACGCCCCGCACGGCCGCCCCGCAGGGACCCAGGAAGATGATGTTCGCCAAGGACCTCATCGGCACCAGTGAGCAGATCGCGGAACAGTTGTACGCCCACGCGGGTTTCCAGGAGGTCGACGAAGTGGCGTTCGCCCTCCCTTTCAGCTTTGAGCACGAGGACTACGTCCAGATCCTCACCGACATCGCCACCCGGCTGGGCCCGGCCCTTGGCTGGGAACCGGCCGGAGCCGGACGGGCTTAG
- a CDS encoding SDR family NAD(P)-dependent oxidoreductase, whose translation MTTLRGAVVLVVGASGGLGSRIAAQLESSGAIVARSSKSDGHDLRVPSVTQSVLEDTNAQYGRLDGVVVASGVVAFGAASDLEPGTVDELFAVNTTGPIHLITQSQRYLAASAREGREPFVVTLSGVVAEAPVAGLAAYSASKAGLAAFVVATAREYRRAGIRILDARPGHTGTALSEHPIAGSAPKFGAALDPDLVAARIITAIADGEKDLPSTAF comes from the coding sequence ATGACGACTCTTCGGGGAGCGGTGGTTCTGGTAGTCGGCGCCAGCGGCGGACTCGGTTCGCGCATCGCTGCCCAGTTGGAGAGCAGCGGCGCCATCGTCGCCAGGTCCTCAAAGTCAGATGGGCACGATCTGCGCGTACCCTCCGTGACCCAATCGGTGCTGGAAGACACGAATGCGCAGTACGGGCGCCTCGACGGGGTAGTGGTCGCGTCAGGGGTCGTTGCCTTCGGCGCCGCATCTGACCTTGAACCCGGCACAGTGGACGAACTTTTCGCTGTGAACACCACTGGCCCGATCCACCTCATCACCCAGAGCCAGCGTTACCTCGCGGCGTCCGCACGCGAGGGCCGGGAACCCTTCGTTGTGACACTAAGTGGCGTTGTCGCCGAGGCGCCCGTCGCTGGCCTCGCTGCCTACTCGGCGTCGAAGGCTGGACTCGCGGCCTTCGTCGTCGCAACGGCCCGCGAGTATCGCCGGGCGGGCATCCGGATCCTGGACGCACGCCCGGGCCACACCGGCACCGCCCTTTCGGAGCATCCGATTGCCGGGTCAGCGCCGAAATTCGGCGCGGCACTGGATCCCGACCTGGTTGCAGCGCGGATCATCACCGCGATCGCCGATGGAGAGAAGGACCTGCCCAGCACCGCCTTCTAA
- the ychF gene encoding redox-regulated ATPase YchF, with protein sequence MALTIGIVGLPNVGKSTLFNALTRNQVLAANYPFATIEPNVGVVNLPDPRLAKLAEIFGSQRLLPAPVSFVDIAGIVKGASEGEGLGNKFLANIREAQAIAQVIRVFDDPDVIHVDGKVDPRSDMEIINTELILADLQTIENAIPRIEKEVKIKKREAAELAAIKAAQAVLERGDTITSSIKSDKLEMEHLKELGLLTAKPVIYVFNADEGILGSPEKQDELRAMVAPADAVFLDAKLEADLVELDEEEAREMLEMNGQEESGLDQLARVGFHTLGLQTYLTAGPKETRAWTIHQGDTAPQAAGVIHSDFQRGFIKAEVVSFDDLVDAGSMAEAKARGKVRIEGKEYVMADGDVVEFRFNV encoded by the coding sequence GTGGCTCTTACTATTGGCATCGTCGGACTGCCCAACGTCGGCAAATCAACCCTCTTCAACGCGCTGACCCGCAACCAGGTCCTGGCGGCGAACTACCCGTTCGCCACCATTGAACCGAACGTCGGCGTCGTGAACCTGCCGGACCCGCGGCTCGCGAAGCTGGCCGAGATCTTCGGTTCCCAGCGACTGCTGCCCGCTCCGGTGTCCTTCGTGGACATCGCCGGGATTGTGAAGGGCGCATCGGAGGGCGAAGGCCTCGGCAACAAGTTCCTTGCCAACATCCGCGAGGCCCAGGCCATCGCGCAGGTTATCCGCGTGTTCGATGACCCCGATGTCATCCACGTCGACGGCAAGGTCGATCCCCGCTCGGACATGGAGATCATCAACACCGAGCTGATCCTGGCGGACCTTCAGACCATCGAGAACGCCATTCCCCGGATCGAAAAAGAAGTCAAGATCAAGAAGCGCGAAGCCGCCGAGCTTGCCGCCATCAAGGCAGCGCAGGCGGTGCTGGAGCGCGGCGACACCATCACTTCCTCGATCAAGAGCGACAAGCTTGAGATGGAGCACCTCAAGGAGCTCGGCCTCCTGACCGCCAAACCGGTGATCTACGTCTTCAACGCGGATGAGGGAATCCTGGGCAGCCCGGAGAAGCAGGACGAACTGCGCGCCATGGTTGCCCCGGCGGACGCCGTCTTCCTCGATGCCAAGCTCGAAGCCGACCTCGTTGAACTTGACGAGGAGGAGGCTCGCGAAATGCTGGAGATGAACGGCCAGGAAGAGTCCGGACTCGACCAGCTGGCCCGCGTCGGGTTCCACACGCTGGGGCTGCAGACCTACCTGACCGCCGGCCCCAAGGAAACCCGCGCCTGGACCATCCACCAGGGCGACACAGCACCCCAGGCCGCCGGCGTCATCCACTCGGACTTCCAGCGCGGCTTCATCAAGGCCGAGGTGGTCTCCTTCGACGACCTCGTCGATGCCGGTTCCATGGCCGAGGCGAAGGCCCGCGGCAAGGTCCGCATCGAAGGCAAGGAATACGTCATGGCCGACGGCGACGTGGTGGAGTTCCGCTTCAACGTCTAG
- a CDS encoding DNA recombination protein RmuC produces MDGFALILALLMLLVGALAGAAATYFVLRKNTHGVEADFDAVSARLSEVSAQFAAADAERRLLAAQNRELGEARSQDGSVLRALAPVAEKLTAVQQQVALLERDRVEQYGQLAQQLQEARLSDEQLMRSTHALESALRSNSARGQWGEVQLRRVVEAAGMLRHVDFVEQVHSAGSDTTVRPDLVVQLPGEKILVVDAKVPLSAYLEAQEMGASAVHLAQHADARPAALSGSDRRSQQALLAAHAKALRAHVDALGNKRYWDIPGNSPELVVCFIPAESILAAALEADAGLLDHALSKNVVLASPGTLLAVLKSVAFTWRQDVLTDNARELFDLARQLYDRMGTLGENVTKLGSSLKTSVDRYNSLVGTLEARVLPTARKLNTLDEAGLVSPAPVEVTPRALAAPELQQDGAAA; encoded by the coding sequence ATGGATGGATTTGCCTTGATTCTTGCCCTTTTGATGCTGCTGGTAGGCGCCCTGGCCGGTGCCGCCGCCACCTACTTTGTGCTGCGGAAGAACACCCACGGCGTTGAAGCTGACTTCGACGCCGTGTCCGCCCGGCTGTCGGAGGTCAGTGCGCAGTTTGCCGCGGCCGACGCCGAACGCCGGCTTTTGGCGGCACAGAACCGGGAGCTGGGTGAGGCCAGGTCGCAGGATGGCAGCGTACTGCGCGCCCTTGCCCCGGTGGCGGAGAAGCTCACTGCAGTCCAGCAGCAGGTGGCGCTGCTGGAACGCGACCGTGTGGAGCAGTACGGCCAGCTCGCCCAGCAGCTCCAGGAAGCACGCCTCTCCGATGAGCAGCTGATGAGGTCCACGCATGCCCTTGAATCAGCCCTGCGGTCCAACAGCGCCAGGGGCCAGTGGGGTGAAGTCCAGCTGCGGCGGGTGGTAGAGGCTGCGGGCATGCTGCGCCATGTTGATTTCGTGGAGCAGGTCCACAGCGCAGGCAGCGACACCACAGTCCGTCCCGACCTTGTGGTTCAACTTCCCGGCGAGAAGATCCTCGTGGTGGACGCCAAGGTCCCGCTGTCCGCCTACCTTGAGGCGCAGGAAATGGGCGCCTCTGCGGTTCACTTGGCGCAGCACGCCGACGCCCGGCCGGCAGCCTTGTCGGGCTCCGACCGCCGTTCGCAGCAGGCGCTCCTGGCTGCCCACGCAAAGGCCTTGCGGGCCCACGTGGATGCGCTGGGCAACAAGAGGTACTGGGACATTCCGGGGAACTCCCCCGAGCTGGTTGTCTGTTTCATCCCTGCAGAATCGATCCTTGCGGCTGCCCTGGAAGCCGACGCGGGGCTTCTGGACCACGCACTGTCCAAGAACGTTGTCCTGGCGTCGCCGGGGACCCTGCTGGCCGTGCTGAAGTCGGTGGCGTTCACGTGGCGGCAGGACGTGCTGACGGACAATGCCCGGGAGCTGTTTGATCTCGCCCGGCAGCTCTATGACCGGATGGGAACCCTGGGAGAAAACGTCACCAAGCTGGGGTCATCGCTGAAGACGTCCGTAGACCGTTACAACTCCCTGGTGGGGACTCTGGAGGCCCGTGTACTTCCCACGGCCCGCAAGCTGAACACCCTGGACGAAGCGGGCCTGGTCTCGCCTGCGCCCGTCGAGGTCACTCCCCGCGCCCTTGCAGCCCCTGAACTCCAGCAGGACGGGGCCGCCGCGTAG
- a CDS encoding 4-hydroxy-3-methylbut-2-enyl diphosphate reductase gives MTSTAVSLSMPTVPRRRRSPEEVAAAAPVTGAKKVLLAAPRGYCAGVDRAVIAVEKALEHYGPPVYVRKQIVHNVHVVSSLEEKGAVFVDETDEVPEGALVIFSAHGVSPAVVESAGQRGLRTIDATCPLVTKVHKEAVRFAKDDFDILLIGHDGHEEVEGTAGEAPDHIQIINGPHEVDKVTVRDPEKVIWLSQTTLSVDETMETVRLLKERFPTLQDPPSDDICYATTNRQVAIKKISPQADLVIVVGSANSSNSVRLVEVALEYGAKASYRVDFANQVDEAWFEGVATVGVTSGASVPEVLVQDVLRLLAEYGYGSVEEVVTAEEDLLFSLPKELRATLKQAGDVSRALGGRRPRD, from the coding sequence ATGACCTCCACAGCTGTTTCCCTCTCGATGCCAACCGTCCCGCGTAGGCGCCGCTCGCCCGAGGAAGTAGCAGCTGCAGCGCCGGTCACCGGGGCTAAAAAAGTACTGCTCGCCGCCCCGCGCGGCTACTGCGCGGGAGTTGACCGTGCCGTGATTGCCGTCGAAAAGGCACTGGAACACTATGGTCCTCCGGTCTACGTCCGCAAGCAGATCGTGCACAACGTGCATGTGGTCAGCTCCCTCGAAGAAAAGGGTGCTGTCTTCGTTGACGAGACGGACGAGGTTCCCGAAGGCGCGCTGGTCATCTTCTCCGCTCATGGAGTCTCACCGGCCGTCGTCGAGTCGGCGGGCCAGCGTGGACTGCGCACCATCGACGCCACCTGCCCCCTGGTGACGAAGGTGCACAAGGAAGCCGTACGGTTCGCGAAAGATGATTTCGATATCCTCCTGATCGGCCACGACGGCCACGAGGAAGTGGAAGGGACGGCGGGCGAAGCGCCGGACCACATCCAGATCATCAACGGCCCCCACGAGGTGGACAAGGTCACCGTGCGTGACCCTGAAAAGGTCATCTGGCTCTCACAGACCACCCTCAGCGTCGACGAAACCATGGAAACTGTCCGCCTGCTGAAGGAGCGTTTTCCCACCCTCCAAGACCCGCCCAGCGACGACATCTGCTACGCCACCACCAACCGGCAGGTGGCCATCAAGAAAATCTCGCCCCAGGCGGACTTGGTCATCGTGGTGGGATCCGCAAACTCCTCGAACTCCGTGCGGCTGGTGGAAGTGGCCCTGGAATACGGCGCCAAGGCGTCCTACCGCGTGGACTTCGCCAACCAGGTGGACGAAGCGTGGTTTGAAGGCGTGGCAACCGTCGGTGTGACCTCTGGCGCCTCCGTTCCTGAGGTGCTGGTCCAGGACGTTCTCCGGCTGCTCGCTGAGTACGGCTACGGAAGTGTGGAAGAAGTGGTCACCGCAGAGGAAGACCTCCTCTTTTCGCTGCCCAAGGAACTCCGTGCCACCCTGAAGCAGGCCGGCGACGTCAGCCGCGCCCTCGGCGGACGCCGGCCGCGCGACTGA